ACGCGGTGGCATTCCTACAGCCATTGTGATGGGAAATGCGGATCATATTCAAAAGCTGCAAATCCGTCATGCTGCACAAGAGTTAATTATTTTTGGATGCTTAATCATGATTGGATTTTATCATATCGGACTATATATTCTAAGGCGCAAAGAAATAACGAATTTATTATTTGCCCTACTGTGCCTATTTGTCGGAATTCGAATGGGTTTGATCGGAGAAGGATTTATTGTTCAGTGGTTACATATGTCTAATTGGGGTATGGCTATTCGGTTCGAATATATTGCTTTCGTGTTGAGTGGCTGGACTGGGTTTGGCTATATTCAAAAGATGTATCCGCATGAAATTAAAGGTGTTTGGTTTAAAATATCGAGCTATTGCGCTGCATTGTTAATTTTCATTGTCATAGTAGTCCCGCCAATCACATTTACTTCGATGATCATCATTTATCAACTATTTATTTTGCTGAGCAGTGTTAGGATGCTTGTCGGGCTTGTTCAATCGGCTATCCGTCGACGTGAAGGGGCTAAGCTTGCGCTAATTGGTTTGGCTGGGTTTGTATTGACAATCGTAAACGATATTTTGTTCTATAATGGCTGGTGGCTCTCCATTGACCTCGTTCCTTTCGGATTATTATTTCTGATAGTTATGAATTCTTTCATCATTTCACTCAGGTTTTCTCTTACCTATGAGAAGGCGGAGCAAATGTCAGCGGAATTGACGGAGTGGAATAATTCCCTGGAAGTTCGGATCGCGGAACGGACGGATGAGCTGCAAAAATCCAATATGACATTGGAGGATGCGAAGGTTGATCTGGAAAGGATGGAGCAATCTCGCTCTGAGCTTGTCAGCAATATTTCGCACGACCTGAGGACACCTATAACGTTACTACAAGGCTACTTGGAAGCGCTCAGAGATAATGTCATCACTGAACCGCAGCAGCGTGACAATACGATTAAGCTCATGTTAACGAAGGTAGAGGGACTTAATGCGTTAATTCAGGATCTGTTTGACCTTTCTGTTCTTGAGGCTAGGCAGGTCGTGTTATCTTTGGAGAATATTCCGCTTACAGGTTGGAAAGAAAGATTAGTGGAGCAGTACGGTATGGAAATGCAAGCCAAGGGCATACATTTTGAGTGCAAGCTTGTAAGCGAGTTTTCAATCAGTAATTCCGTAACGATAGACATTCGAAGGATGGATCGGGTGTTTGCCAACCTACTTTATAATGCAATTAGGTATACACCTGAGGGCGGAAGCATTATCATTACCATGGGTGCAATGCCAAATAGGCATTGCGTAGAGGTCACCGTTGCTGATAGTGGTACAGGGATTGAGACTGAAGATCTGTCACAGGTGTTCGATCGCTTCTACAAGAAAGACAAGTCGCGTCACTCTTCCTCAGGTGGAAGCGGTTTAGGCTTGTCGATCGCCAAAGAGATTGTGGAGCTACATAGCGGAGAAATACGAGCGTACAACCAGGAACGGGGGGGCAGCGCTTTTCAAATCATTTTACCGTTGTCAGATTAAAATGATAGTTACTGAGCTAACCGCTGCCATCGACTCTCTGCTCCTGGCTCATGAGATCATGTATAAGGGTAATTGATTTCTTTCTTTGCTCCTGACTCATATGCTGAAACAAGGTGAGTATTTCTCGATTGTCAGGTGTAACGGCAGGTTCAGGCTTGCTCTTAGCGATAATGCCGCCGATAATGTAATCAAGTGACACCTCGAAATAAGCTGCCAGTTTGATTAAGGTTTCATAAACGGGCTGTCGATTGTTAATCTCGTAGTGACTATAGGCCGAACGGGTAATGCCGATATGTCGGGCCACTTCTTCCTGTGAGATTTTACGACGAAGTCGCAGCTCTCGCAGACGCTCTCCCATATTCATATTTAATATCTCCTTGACACCAGATGAAGTATCTATTAGTAATTTATGATACAAAATGTATCGTGTCAATAGGTTGGGAAGCGTTTTATTCAATTGTGGCTAATATATTTATGTTTTGTATACGTTTTGTATCTATTTTTGAGGAGGTGAGTGTAATGAAGGTGAATATACTTAAGGCAACAATCAATGAAAGCGAGGACGAGGGCTTCGTAGGTCACGTCCACTTTGAAGTCGAAAACCATAAGCAATCGTATGAGGTTACGCTGCAAAGCAACAATGGACGAAATAATTGGAGCTATGCTTTGAACTTCTTGAACCAGCCTGGAAGTGAAGAGGAAATTCAAGCAGTAGATGAAAGGCTTGAAGAGGACGACGCTTTTTTCGAGCAATTCGTCGTTGCTGTTTATAAGAAAGAAGAGTAGGGTACATACACTAAATAAAAAGGCAGTTCCACTGCGATCATGTTGATCCTTTGGAGCTGCCTTTTTGTATGGATACATAATATTATGTCTCGCTCGTGTCTTCGTCTTTATCTTTTTCCTTATAATCAATCTCTAGGAAGTTCAGGACCTCAGTTTCCCAACGTTCGCTAACGAAGCTAACATGCAAGGGATGTAAGTTATATGTTTCATAGTCTTCAGCATTAGCGAATTCCATGGAGAAGCCGAAAGCATATTCATTCTTTGGACTAACCTGCCGATAAACCTTGAAATTTTGAACGACGGGTATAGAGGTCAGGATTGCACGTCCATCTTCAATGAAACGATTTTCCTCCTCTGATCCTTGTGGATGCTTGAGGTTAAAAATTACGGAATGTACGATAGAATCCTTAGCCATGGTTTAGTCCTCCTGATGATGATTATTACTATATAAAATAGTTACATCATCAGTATAAGGTAGTTTAGGCTAAAACAGAAATTAAGGTTGACCAGGCAGCTGAACTGTAACTGATTGCACAGTCGCAAACGGTGAAGAATTTGTTGATTTCATGGAGGCAACGTATCTATCAACCATCGGTCCCGTCGCTGCGTTGGCTATATAGGTTGGCATGGCGACAGCTGATACAAGCAAGGTGAACAAGGCAACTTTTTTCAATATCATTGTTGAATTCATCGATAACAGCTCCCATGTGTGTAGTTTGATTTAGTAAAACATTCTTACGCTATCCAAAAGACAGCGAAAGCTGTTTATGCTTACAGGCTTTAGTTTACCGTCTAACTATGGCATCTCATTGGTGGAATAGTGGAAAAACGATGGCAACACCCTATGACAGATGTATCCTTGCTATAATGATGAGGAACTGGGAACGGGGGATTACTATATGAAGGACTATTTAATTGCGATTGTCGATGACGATCAGAATATACGCGAGCTTGTTGAGGCTTTTTTAAATAAAGATCATTATAGAACGATTGGCTTGGGCAGCGCTGAGGAAGCATTAGAGCTATGGAAAAGCTCACCTCCGGATATGTGGGTGCTTGATATCATGCTGCCCGGGATGGACGGATATGAATTGTGCAAAAGAATCCGACAAGATGCTGAGGTGCCAATTATTATGATCTCGGCGCGAGATAACGAGGTCGATAAAATTCTTGGATTAGAGCTTGGAAGCGACGATTATCTGGTCAAGCCGTTTAGCCCTCGAGAGCTTGTAGCCCGGGTCAAGCGTCAGCTTCAACGGTGGTATCGGGTGAATAACACTGATGACAGTAGTCAGGATACCTCGCTTGCTCAGCGGCTTGTGGTTGGTCAGCTTCAATTGATATTAGACGAACGGCGAGTGATCTGGTGCGGTGAGGAAGTCGAGGTGACGCTAAAGGAATATGCGCTGCTTAAGGTACTGGCAGAACACCCTAATCGTGCGTTCACGCGAGACGAGGTATTGACGCTGGTATGGGGCGAGGATTACTTCGGCAGCGACCGTGCGGTTGATCATCTGATTAAGCGAATCCGTAAGAAGATGGATAATCTGCCGATTGAGTCCATATGGGGTCACGGTTACAGGATGCGTACGGAAGGGGTCGAGCAATAAGATGAAAATGGTACATCAAATTAATCTAGCTTTCGGTATACTCATTGTACTCGTTATCGCCGTTACGGCCGCCATGAACCATTACGTGCTGCTTAATCATTTTATCGGCGCTCAGAAGGAAGAAATGCAAACAATGGGTGCCAATATGACAACTGCGCTCCAACAGAAAGAATTTAATGGAATGTTGTCTAAGGAGACATTACCTATTACAACCCTTTCGGCCGTAAGCGTAGCAAATGTCGAAGCGATAATTACGGATAACGAAGGAAAAGTCGTATACGGCACAGCACCAAAACTAACGGAAGCTGGCGTTGCTCTTCCTGGCGTTGCTGTTCCAGTGACAGGCCTAAAACAACAAACTAGTGCACTCAAAATAGCAGAAGGAAAAGATAGCAGATTTATTGTATCAGCAACAGCTATACCTCAAGGGACATTAACTTTATATACTCCAATGAGCAAAATCAAGGATATAGAGCAAGCTCTTCTAGGACGACTACTCATCGTACTTTGTGTTTCGGGTGCTATTGTTTATTTGCTTAGTCTTCTTATTACGAGAAAGCTGATTAAACCTTTGATGAAGCTAAGGGCAGAACTGAAGAAGGTAGAAAGTCGACAGTTTTCTGAGGTGAAGTTAATCAAGGCTGGAGGAGAAATCGGTGCAGTAGCTCAAACGGTTTACGAGCTAGCTGGTGAGCTTGATCGGTATAATGAGGTGCAGAAGCAATTTTTTCAGAATGCATCGCATGAGCTAAAGACACCACTCACCTCTATTGCGGGTTATGCTGAGGGCATTAGGGACGGGATTTTTGAGGGAGAGAGTGCCCTAAAGGGACTTGATATTATACTCAGTGAAAGTGGACGGTTGAAGAACATCGTTATGGAGATGACTTTACTTGCCAAGCTTGATAGCGAGCAGGATATTTTTCAAATGAATGAAGTGAATGTGGAGGAACTGTTAAAAGAAACACATGAGCGGATCAATCCTATGCTCATTAAAAAGGGCTTGTCCTTGCATATTCGTTATGGGGAGAAGAATCTCGGACATTGGACAATTCGCGCAGATAAGGATAAATTGTCACAAGCGTTACTTAACGTGGTGTCGAATGCGACAAGGCATGCCAATCATGAAATAATAATTGAAGTCAGTGTTGTGAAGCAACGAATGAATATTACCGTCGCTGATGATGGAGCGGGTATTCCGCATGATCTGCTTCCCCACTTATTTCATCGTTTCGTGAAGGGGAAAGATGGTGATACGGGATTGGGCCTGGCAATCTCTCGTGCAATTGTGGAGCGCTGTAAGGGACATATTACAGCAAGTAACAAGGAAGGTAGCGGGGCTGTAATCTCGATGGGATTTCCAATGCTTTCTCAAACGAAGGTATAATGATGAGGGAATATTTAAGACTGCCGAGAATTTCTCGACAGTCTCCGTAATAGTGTGCCTCTTTCGAGTCGTTGCTATATTTTTACTGCTTTATTTAAACACTTTTAACCGGCTATCCAGTGGTTGGAAGGTTTTCTCGCCAGCTGGTGCTGTTACTTTGCCGAAAGGCAATTGCGCGATTAATTTCCAAGTGGACGGTACATCCCATTCCTTAGCAACTTGCTCGTCAATTAGAGGGCTATAGTGCTGCAACGAAGCGCCGTAGCCTTCAGCTTCAAGCGCAGTCCATACGACAAATTGCAGCATGCCGGATGAATGCAGTGACCATAGTGGGAAGTTGTCTTTATAGGAAGCAAACTGCTCCTGTAAGCCTTCAATTACTGACTGATCCTCGAAAAATAAAACTGAGCCGTAGCCGCTGCGGAAAGCTGCAATTCTTTGCGCTGTAGCTTCGAAGCTGTCTGCAGGGACAATTTGTTTCAATGTTTCTTCTGTAAGGTTCCACAGCTTGTCATGCTGTTCGTTAAGCAGAACGATGACTCGCGCGCTTTGAGAGTTGAATGCGGAAGGGGTATTTAGAACAGCTTCTCCAACTAATGCCTCGATTTGCTCGTCGGACAGAATTGCCTCTTTGCTAATTGCATAAATACTGCGTCTTTTTTTGACTGCTGTTAAAAATTCGTTACTCACTTTGCCCAGCTCCTGTCCCTTGTGTTTGTAGTACTGAATTAAGTATTCCCAGAGGGAGGGATTGTACAATCCCGTTCCTTGATACCTATTATGCATCACTAACTTACAATTTGTAAGTGGGAACTTAAATGTGCTATAGTATCACAGAGTATACTGATGGGAGATTGGTGCATAATGAGTCAAAACACAAAGAATCCGGACAACTGTAATGTTAATGTGGCGCTCGATATTATTGTCGGAAAATGGAAGTCGATCATCCTATTGCAGCTCATGTTTAGGGGAACTAAACGCTTTGGCGAGCTAAGAAAATTAATACCTGAGATCACACATAGAATGCTCACCTCACAGCTTCGTGAGCTTGAAGAGAACGATTTAATTAAACGAGTTGTCTATCCGGAAATACCGCCTAAAGTGGAATACTCAGTTACCGAATATGGCCAGACACTAATGCCAATACTCAATGAAATGCACAAATGGGGAACGGCACATCAGACGCATATGGCTCAGAAGAATGGGGAATTGAGGAACTCTCTATGAGAGTGAGCAGGAACAAGTAATAATGAATATAGGAGCCCAAAGCTCTTGCTTTATGGAGGATTAAATTTATGCTCGTTAGTAATAAAATAAGTAAATTAGATGTCTTTATTTTAATTTTATTGGTGTGCTTGGTTGCTGTTGGAACTCTTTCTGTTTACGAAGTTACTACTGGAACAAAACTGGATGGGCTACATACAAGTAATATGGTGCTTTTTGGGGCTTTTTGTATTCCTATGCTGCTTGTGGCGTTATTCGATTATCGAATATTGATTGGTAAACTTTCTTATGTTCTTTATGGTATTGGAATATTGATGCTTGTTTTCGTCTACTTCAAAGGAGAAAACATTAACGGGGCAGCCCGCTGGATAAGTGTGGGATCTTTCCAGTTTCAGCCTTCCGAGCTGGCGAAAATTGTTACCATTCTGTTAGTCGCTCATTTGCTAAACAAACGGGCTGGAGAGAAGCTCCGATTGCTTAAGGATATATTGCCCATTTGCGTAGTTTTCATGATACCGTTTATTTTTATACTGAAGCAGCCGGATTTAGGTACAGCTCTAGTCTTTGTTGGAGTGCTGCTTGGCATGATATGGATGGGGAATATTCGCGCTCATTATATGCTGATTGGCGTGGGTACAGTGGCTCTAATAATAGGGACAGTTCTATGGCTGTACTATTCAGATAATGAGCTGTTATTCAAAATCGTAAAGCCTCATCAATTATCTAGAATAGAAACATTTTTAGACCCCGCGAGTGATCCTGATAAGTCATGGCATGTCAAAAATGCAATGAATGCGATTGGTGTAGGCGGATTAGTGGGAGCTGCTGGGTTCTATACTAAGCAAGGTTATATTCCGTATGCTTATTCCGATTCCATCTACGTTGTAATTGGCGAAAAATTTGGTTTCTTGGGCTCATCGGTCCTATTGATGCTGTTTTTTCTCATGATTTATCGAATGATAGTGATCGTTCTGGATAGTAAGGGATTAGCGGGTTCCTACCTTGTTGTAGGGATTGTTAGTATGTTTGTATTTCAGATTTTTGTAAATATTGGTATGCATTTAGGACTGCTACCTTTGACGGGAATCTCTCTACCTTTTATTAGCTATGGGGGCAGCTCACTTCTGACTAGTATGATCGCTATTGGATTAGTATTAAGCGTGAAGATCCATAGAGAAGTTGAGAGTGCTTATTGATGGTAGAGCTGGCTTAAGCCGGGTGTTGGAAAACCGAGGCTCGGAGAGCTGCAAGCCGCTGTGGGCGTACTAAATGGTGGAATACAGGGTGTAGGTGTGCTTTAAGCCGCTGTGGGCGAACTAAATGGTGAAAAACCGGGTTTAGGTGTGCTTTAAGCCGCTGTGGGCGGACTAAATGGTGGAGAACTGAGGCTCGGAGAGCTTTAAGCCGGTGTCAGCGTACTAAATGGTGGGAAACCGGGTTTTGGTGTGCTTTAAGCCGCTGTGGGCGTACTAAATGGTGGGAAACCGGGTGTAGGTGTGCTTTAAGCCGCTGTGGGCGAACTAAATGGTGAAACCGGGTGTAGGTGTGCTTTAAGCCGCTGTGGACGGACTAAATGGTGGAAAACCGGGTTTTGATGCGCTGTAAGCCGCTGTGGACGGACTAAATGGTGGAAAACCGGGTTTTGATGCGCTGTAAGCCGCTGTGGGCGGACTAAATGGTGTGAAACCGGGTTTTGGTGTGCTTTAAGCCGTTGTGGGCGTACTAAATGGTGGAAAACCGAATGTTGATGTGCTTTAAGCCGCTGTGGGCGTACTATATTATTAAGATTTTGAGTAACATCAGTTACCTTAAGCCTAACCCGTCATAGTATCATTGTTACACTGTCTTTCAGGGCAGTGTTTTTGGTTTGAATAGCTTTAGCGCAGGGACTCAGGAAGTGAAAGTTTCAGGTATACACATGCATGGTGGAAGTCTGCAGCATCATCCGTGCCTGATGGAAGTCTACAGCACCAACTATTAATGTGTGGTGGAAATAGAAGTGAAGAGGAAATAGACGTGAAGAGGAAATAGACGTGAA
This portion of the Cohnella abietis genome encodes:
- a CDS encoding sensor histidine kinase — encoded protein: MKSFQRIRSFLRWGKWMGIALILITFLNGCTTSNRVNSSVPSAEQGVIDLREWLWNEDGIVPLSGTWGFEWYANTDNPDMVTSVIASNLKVPGTWGKLHMEDGQPLKDQGYGVYQLKILHQIQRDNMMAIRLPNISTAYELFIDGSLVVARGNVGEKASQTIPFQMPATVFFETKSAETDLKLVVANYDHRRGGIPTAIVMGNADHIQKLQIRHAAQELIIFGCLIMIGFYHIGLYILRRKEITNLLFALLCLFVGIRMGLIGEGFIVQWLHMSNWGMAIRFEYIAFVLSGWTGFGYIQKMYPHEIKGVWFKISSYCAALLIFIVIVVPPITFTSMIIIYQLFILLSSVRMLVGLVQSAIRRREGAKLALIGLAGFVLTIVNDILFYNGWWLSIDLVPFGLLFLIVMNSFIISLRFSLTYEKAEQMSAELTEWNNSLEVRIAERTDELQKSNMTLEDAKVDLERMEQSRSELVSNISHDLRTPITLLQGYLEALRDNVITEPQQRDNTIKLMLTKVEGLNALIQDLFDLSVLEARQVVLSLENIPLTGWKERLVEQYGMEMQAKGIHFECKLVSEFSISNSVTIDIRRMDRVFANLLYNAIRYTPEGGSIIITMGAMPNRHCVEVTVADSGTGIETEDLSQVFDRFYKKDKSRHSSSGGSGLGLSIAKEIVELHSGEIRAYNQERGGSAFQIILPLSD
- a CDS encoding helix-turn-helix domain-containing protein — translated: MNMGERLRELRLRRKISQEEVARHIGITRSAYSHYEINNRQPVYETLIKLAAYFEVSLDYIIGGIIAKSKPEPAVTPDNREILTLFQHMSQEQRKKSITLIHDLMSQEQRVDGSG
- a CDS encoding Dabb family protein, whose product is MAKDSIVHSVIFNLKHPQGSEEENRFIEDGRAILTSIPVVQNFKVYRQVSPKNEYAFGFSMEFANAEDYETYNLHPLHVSFVSERWETEVLNFLEIDYKEKDKDEDTSET
- a CDS encoding response regulator transcription factor, which encodes MKDYLIAIVDDDQNIRELVEAFLNKDHYRTIGLGSAEEALELWKSSPPDMWVLDIMLPGMDGYELCKRIRQDAEVPIIMISARDNEVDKILGLELGSDDYLVKPFSPRELVARVKRQLQRWYRVNNTDDSSQDTSLAQRLVVGQLQLILDERRVIWCGEEVEVTLKEYALLKVLAEHPNRAFTRDEVLTLVWGEDYFGSDRAVDHLIKRIRKKMDNLPIESIWGHGYRMRTEGVEQ
- a CDS encoding sensor histidine kinase, yielding MKMVHQINLAFGILIVLVIAVTAAMNHYVLLNHFIGAQKEEMQTMGANMTTALQQKEFNGMLSKETLPITTLSAVSVANVEAIITDNEGKVVYGTAPKLTEAGVALPGVAVPVTGLKQQTSALKIAEGKDSRFIVSATAIPQGTLTLYTPMSKIKDIEQALLGRLLIVLCVSGAIVYLLSLLITRKLIKPLMKLRAELKKVESRQFSEVKLIKAGGEIGAVAQTVYELAGELDRYNEVQKQFFQNASHELKTPLTSIAGYAEGIRDGIFEGESALKGLDIILSESGRLKNIVMEMTLLAKLDSEQDIFQMNEVNVEELLKETHERINPMLIKKGLSLHIRYGEKNLGHWTIRADKDKLSQALLNVVSNATRHANHEIIIEVSVVKQRMNITVADDGAGIPHDLLPHLFHRFVKGKDGDTGLGLAISRAIVERCKGHITASNKEGSGAVISMGFPMLSQTKV
- a CDS encoding nitroreductase family protein → MSNEFLTAVKKRRSIYAISKEAILSDEQIEALVGEAVLNTPSAFNSQSARVIVLLNEQHDKLWNLTEETLKQIVPADSFEATAQRIAAFRSGYGSVLFFEDQSVIEGLQEQFASYKDNFPLWSLHSSGMLQFVVWTALEAEGYGASLQHYSPLIDEQVAKEWDVPSTWKLIAQLPFGKVTAPAGEKTFQPLDSRLKVFK
- a CDS encoding winged helix-turn-helix transcriptional regulator, which translates into the protein MSQNTKNPDNCNVNVALDIIVGKWKSIILLQLMFRGTKRFGELRKLIPEITHRMLTSQLRELEENDLIKRVVYPEIPPKVEYSVTEYGQTLMPILNEMHKWGTAHQTHMAQKNGELRNSL
- a CDS encoding FtsW/RodA/SpoVE family cell cycle protein codes for the protein MLVSNKISKLDVFILILLVCLVAVGTLSVYEVTTGTKLDGLHTSNMVLFGAFCIPMLLVALFDYRILIGKLSYVLYGIGILMLVFVYFKGENINGAARWISVGSFQFQPSELAKIVTILLVAHLLNKRAGEKLRLLKDILPICVVFMIPFIFILKQPDLGTALVFVGVLLGMIWMGNIRAHYMLIGVGTVALIIGTVLWLYYSDNELLFKIVKPHQLSRIETFLDPASDPDKSWHVKNAMNAIGVGGLVGAAGFYTKQGYIPYAYSDSIYVVIGEKFGFLGSSVLLMLFFLMIYRMIVIVLDSKGLAGSYLVVGIVSMFVFQIFVNIGMHLGLLPLTGISLPFISYGGSSLLTSMIAIGLVLSVKIHREVESAY